A region from the Brevibacterium paucivorans genome encodes:
- the dxs gene encoding 1-deoxy-D-xylulose-5-phosphate synthase, which translates to MTFLERIASPADVRALSVAECQVLAKEIRDYLISIVSTTGGHLGPNLGVVELTTAIHRVFESPHDTILFDVGHQAYVHKLLTGRYNDFPTLRQRHGLSGYPSRAESEHDVIENSHASAALSWADGIAKAHQLRGELDRHVVTVIGDGALTGGMAWEALNNIGADKSEPPRKMVIVVNDNGRSYAPTVGGFAQHLDHLRTMGSYEKLLSWGKEQLQESGPPGRAVYSAIHGMKRGLKDMVSSREAGMFDELGIKYIGPVDGHDLEAMERALYRAKKYEYGPVIVHAITQKGRGYAPAIQDEDDQFHAVGVIDPATGKATTKSSTSWTQVFGEEIVKAARKRTDIVAITAAMLKPVGLDKFAHEFPERVFDVGIAEQHAVTSAAGLSYGGLHPVVCLYATFFGRAFDQLLMDVSLHNQGVTFVLDRAGVTGPDGASHHGIWDMAMLQIVPNLRLAAPRDAKRLAEEFNEAIEIRDIPTVVRFSRGKVGSDIDALTRTSDGVDILAVPEGTDANNAESADILIVSVGALADRALAVKEALAKKGLSSTVVDPRWVLPVPQSVLDMAAEHELVAVIEDGVKVGGIGSQLRQDLRDELVRTGVVELGVPDSFLPHGTREEILSYAGLDIDDMVEKIMDMLPPDLLKQVSE; encoded by the coding sequence GTGACGTTTCTTGAACGCATCGCATCTCCTGCCGATGTGCGAGCACTTTCTGTGGCTGAATGCCAGGTTCTCGCAAAGGAGATTCGCGACTACCTCATATCAATTGTGTCGACAACGGGCGGGCACTTGGGGCCCAACTTGGGTGTCGTCGAACTGACAACCGCAATCCACCGCGTTTTTGAGTCACCCCACGACACAATTCTGTTCGACGTGGGCCACCAGGCGTACGTCCACAAGTTGCTCACCGGAAGGTACAACGACTTTCCCACCCTGCGTCAGCGTCATGGACTTTCAGGCTACCCGTCGCGAGCCGAAAGCGAACACGACGTCATCGAGAACTCACACGCGTCCGCCGCGCTGTCATGGGCAGACGGAATCGCAAAAGCACACCAGCTGCGCGGTGAACTGGACCGGCACGTGGTCACGGTGATCGGTGACGGTGCGCTGACCGGCGGAATGGCGTGGGAAGCACTTAACAACATTGGCGCCGACAAGTCGGAACCACCTCGGAAAATGGTCATTGTCGTCAACGACAACGGACGCTCATACGCGCCTACGGTCGGAGGGTTCGCACAACACCTCGACCACCTGCGCACCATGGGGAGCTACGAGAAGCTCCTGTCGTGGGGCAAAGAACAACTCCAAGAGTCCGGGCCTCCCGGGCGAGCCGTGTACTCAGCCATTCACGGCATGAAACGCGGGCTTAAAGACATGGTGTCTTCGCGTGAAGCCGGAATGTTCGACGAACTCGGAATCAAGTACATCGGTCCAGTTGACGGCCACGACCTCGAAGCGATGGAACGCGCGCTCTACCGGGCAAAGAAGTACGAATACGGGCCCGTTATTGTCCACGCCATTACGCAAAAGGGCCGCGGATACGCTCCCGCCATTCAGGACGAAGACGACCAGTTCCACGCTGTGGGTGTCATCGACCCGGCAACCGGGAAGGCGACAACGAAATCCTCAACGTCGTGGACCCAGGTCTTTGGTGAAGAGATCGTCAAGGCAGCGCGCAAACGCACAGACATCGTGGCGATCACGGCAGCTATGCTCAAGCCAGTGGGGCTCGATAAATTCGCCCACGAGTTCCCCGAACGCGTTTTCGACGTGGGAATTGCCGAACAGCACGCCGTGACCTCGGCAGCTGGATTGTCATACGGCGGCCTGCACCCCGTAGTGTGCCTGTACGCCACTTTCTTTGGACGTGCATTTGACCAACTTCTCATGGACGTGTCCCTGCACAATCAGGGCGTCACGTTTGTTTTGGACCGTGCAGGCGTCACGGGCCCCGACGGCGCGTCCCACCACGGAATTTGGGACATGGCAATGCTGCAGATCGTGCCGAATCTGCGACTGGCAGCCCCGCGCGACGCCAAACGCCTGGCGGAAGAGTTCAACGAAGCGATCGAAATTCGCGACATTCCCACGGTTGTGCGGTTCTCCCGAGGTAAAGTCGGTTCCGATATCGACGCGCTCACACGCACCTCGGATGGTGTGGACATTCTGGCCGTTCCAGAAGGCACAGACGCGAACAACGCTGAAAGTGCCGACATCCTGATTGTGTCGGTCGGTGCCCTGGCAGACCGCGCTCTGGCCGTCAAGGAGGCCTTGGCAAAAAAGGGTTTGAGCTCCACGGTTGTCGACCCGCGTTGGGTTCTTCCCGTTCCGCAGTCGGTCCTGGACATGGCCGCTGAACACGAGCTGGTCGCAGTCATTGAAGATGGCGTCAAGGTAGGTGGGATCGGTTCCCAGCTTCGCCAAGACCTTCGCGATGAACTGGTGCGCACGGGTGTTGTTGAACTGGGAGTTCCCGATTCGTTCTTGCCCCACGGAACCCGTGAAGAGATCCTGTCTTATGCCGGTCTCGACATTGACGACATGGTGGAAAAGATCATGGACATGCTTCCACCGGATCTGCTCAAACAGGTCAGCGAGTAG
- a CDS encoding HRDC domain-containing protein, with product MGAPAVHSGWGSPSSGRSLGISGSPPLTLLSEPEQGVPPVTDSPEDLQTVATQLEHGHGPVGIDTERASGIRYGNRAFLVQLKREGAGIVLIDSEALPVLSSLNAALHGVEWILHAATQDLGCLAEKGMRPDALFDTELAARLLNFERFGLASLTEEIMGVTLAKEHSAVDWSTRPLPHEWLAYAALDVEVLGHLRTELADRLRSSGKWEYAQQEFDHLLSFTPPVHDEPWRRTHGLGRVKTARGLGRVRAMWALRDDLGEERDIAPSRILPDRAMIALAVESVKSERDLKRQFSRMDSEDAGEFFRVIKAADRLPDSFMPPVRNTPRVKRADRMTSKQRLEHMKPAIAQIAKELDMPHDLVVTPRYVKRLASLTTIGDESDIADFLRDQGARPWQIELVTEPLAKAAHASGS from the coding sequence ATGGGCGCACCTGCTGTCCACAGTGGCTGGGGTTCCCCCTCTTCCGGAAGGAGTCTCGGCATTTCCGGGTCGCCTCCGCTAACCCTGCTGTCTGAACCTGAGCAAGGGGTCCCTCCCGTCACCGACTCCCCGGAGGACCTCCAAACTGTTGCTACCCAACTCGAACACGGTCACGGGCCGGTAGGGATCGACACGGAACGCGCCTCGGGAATCAGATACGGCAACCGTGCATTCCTTGTCCAACTCAAACGCGAAGGCGCAGGGATCGTCCTGATCGATTCAGAAGCGCTCCCCGTACTGTCCTCCTTAAACGCGGCCCTCCACGGGGTCGAGTGGATCCTCCACGCGGCAACGCAAGACCTGGGGTGCCTGGCCGAAAAAGGGATGCGCCCCGACGCACTCTTTGACACCGAACTCGCCGCTCGTCTGCTCAACTTTGAACGCTTCGGACTGGCCTCACTGACCGAAGAGATCATGGGCGTGACCTTGGCTAAAGAACACTCGGCCGTCGACTGGTCCACCCGGCCACTCCCCCACGAATGGCTCGCCTATGCGGCACTCGACGTCGAAGTCCTGGGCCATCTGCGCACCGAACTCGCTGACCGCCTACGCTCAAGCGGCAAATGGGAATACGCCCAGCAGGAGTTTGACCACCTGCTGTCGTTTACGCCTCCTGTTCACGACGAACCGTGGCGACGCACCCACGGTTTGGGACGAGTCAAAACCGCCCGAGGTCTGGGTCGCGTCCGTGCCATGTGGGCCCTGCGCGACGACCTTGGAGAAGAACGCGACATCGCCCCGTCTCGAATTCTGCCCGACCGCGCGATGATTGCGCTCGCAGTGGAGTCGGTGAAGTCTGAAAGAGACCTCAAGCGTCAGTTTTCGCGCATGGACTCCGAGGATGCAGGCGAGTTCTTCCGCGTCATCAAGGCAGCCGACCGCCTGCCCGACTCGTTTATGCCGCCTGTGCGGAACACACCTCGAGTCAAGCGCGCAGATAGGATGACCTCGAAACAGCGTTTAGAGCACATGAAACCGGCAATTGCTCAGATTGCCAAGGAACTGGACATGCCACACGACCTGGTGGTGACTCCGCGCTATGTGAAACGCCTCGCGTCACTCACCACGATTGGCGACGAAAGTGACATTGCCGATTTCTTGCGGGACCAAGGAGCACGGCCCTGGCAGATCGAGCTGGTGACAGAACCCCTGGCCAAGGCAGCACACGCCTCGGGGTCGTAG
- a CDS encoding DUF3000 domain-containing protein, translating to MVAPVPFTPEPFAQASDVLRTFCESGSTPHISLEEIPAPGRLAPWAFALNGDVDANAVPHTPSCEDEVATGRVVLLYDPSEPESWKGQFRLVTYIRAELEHELGHEALLGPVAWSWLTDALESHECNVTEVGGTTTRALSESFGTLAARPATIDLEMRASWTPVIQHPKELKSHVHAWAHLLSTVAGVPPLPEGVSAFPGRLR from the coding sequence GTGGTCGCTCCAGTCCCCTTTACTCCAGAGCCGTTTGCGCAAGCCTCAGACGTGTTGCGCACATTTTGCGAATCCGGGTCCACACCACACATCAGCCTGGAAGAGATCCCCGCTCCCGGTCGCTTAGCCCCCTGGGCCTTTGCCCTCAACGGAGACGTCGATGCCAATGCCGTCCCCCACACTCCCAGTTGCGAAGATGAAGTCGCCACGGGCCGGGTAGTCCTCCTGTACGACCCGTCCGAACCAGAGTCGTGGAAGGGGCAGTTCCGGCTGGTCACCTATATCCGCGCCGAACTCGAGCACGAACTGGGCCACGAAGCTCTTTTAGGGCCCGTCGCGTGGTCATGGCTCACGGATGCCCTCGAATCCCACGAATGTAACGTGACCGAGGTGGGAGGCACCACCACCCGTGCCTTGAGTGAGTCTTTTGGCACCCTGGCAGCACGACCCGCCACGATCGACTTAGAAATGCGGGCTTCCTGGACTCCCGTCATCCAACACCCCAAAGAACTTAAGTCCCACGTTCACGCATGGGCGCACCTGCTGTCCACAGTGGCTGGGGTTCCCCCTCTTCCGGAAGGAGTCTCGGCATTTCCGGGTCGCCTCCGCTAA
- the hemE gene encoding uroporphyrinogen decarboxylase yields the protein MVTLTRAALSEPVSRTPVWFMRQAGRSLPEYREAREGIAMLDACLMPDLTAEITLQPVRRHGVDAAIFFSDIVVPLKIAGMDVEIKPGVGPVFAHPVRTREDLARIPDLTAEMCHAISQAVTLTREGLPDDTALIGFAGAPFTVASYLIEGGPSKNHEKTKAMMLGEPELFSAILSKLAHMSATFIQAQLDAGAHAFQLFDSWAGYLNRTDYERYVLPHSRTVFDALAHNDVPSIHFGVTTGELLGSMSRAGSSVMGVDFRVALEDASKRVQPGQALQGNLDPALVFAPWEVIESKIEDIVRAGLRHGGHIFNLGHGVLPTSDPTVLTRIVEEVHTVSSRLIASGEFA from the coding sequence ATGGTAACGCTTACTCGTGCTGCATTGTCTGAGCCTGTCAGTCGTACTCCCGTGTGGTTTATGCGGCAGGCTGGCCGGTCGCTTCCGGAGTACCGGGAGGCACGCGAAGGAATTGCGATGCTCGACGCCTGCCTCATGCCCGATCTCACCGCGGAGATCACCTTGCAACCGGTGCGTCGGCACGGCGTGGACGCGGCTATCTTCTTCTCCGACATTGTTGTGCCTTTGAAGATCGCCGGAATGGACGTCGAGATCAAACCGGGTGTGGGCCCAGTGTTTGCCCACCCAGTGCGCACGCGTGAAGACCTGGCCCGAATCCCAGACCTCACAGCAGAAATGTGCCACGCGATTTCCCAGGCGGTGACCCTCACCCGCGAAGGTCTTCCAGACGACACCGCGCTGATCGGGTTCGCGGGAGCGCCGTTTACGGTGGCCAGCTACCTCATTGAGGGTGGCCCCAGTAAGAACCACGAGAAAACCAAGGCCATGATGCTGGGGGAGCCGGAACTGTTTTCGGCGATCCTGAGCAAACTCGCCCACATGTCCGCGACGTTCATCCAGGCTCAACTTGACGCGGGGGCGCACGCATTCCAGCTGTTCGACTCATGGGCTGGATACCTGAACCGTACTGACTATGAGCGCTATGTTCTCCCACATTCGCGCACCGTGTTTGACGCGCTCGCCCACAACGACGTCCCGTCCATCCACTTTGGTGTGACTACGGGAGAACTGTTGGGCTCCATGTCCCGTGCGGGGTCCTCGGTCATGGGCGTCGACTTCCGCGTGGCACTGGAAGATGCTTCGAAGCGGGTCCAACCCGGCCAGGCACTACAAGGGAACCTGGACCCGGCCCTGGTCTTCGCGCCGTGGGAGGTCATCGAATCAAAGATCGAAGACATTGTGCGGGCCGGTCTGCGTCACGGTGGCCACATTTTCAACCTGGGCCACGGGGTTCTCCCCACATCTGACCCAACCGTCCTCACCCGGATCGTGGAAGAGGTCCACACTGTGTCGTCACGACTCATTGCATCGGGTGAGTTCGCGTGA
- the hemG gene encoding protoporphyrinogen oxidase, with product MSTAVIGAGISGLTAAFELAQAGEKVTVYEANHRVGGSLVGSDLGGYAHGDVGAEASLYARPETRELMQQLGLEPQYPSTEHKSQLLVGGQLMKIPAGTLMGVPGRHTDVTGVVSPAGVERLQQEQLNGSQDDPSVGDFIAQRLGAEVVDTLVDPLLAGVYAGSAYHLSLRSTLPALETAARENTSVLDAVDQILASRKVTQGANIPGTTARPVFVSLDGGMNGLARALYERCRELGVTFRLGEKVSRVRAGYSLTVSGPQGERAEVADRVLVATPAPVAGQLLGSLGEDLGNSELAGAGVALERVETADSAVVTAVLECASELTGSGFLIPPNEPTFIKASTFASNKWPWLQGRIPDGTAVVRMSVGRYRSTELATHTDEQLAQKSVADWMSITGRSDRVLHTEVWRHVGALPQYQPGHAHMVSGVDSVVKRIPTLGLVGNAFEGVGIPACINRARSEVQRLITERTA from the coding sequence GTGAGCACAGCCGTTATTGGCGCCGGTATTTCTGGCCTGACCGCGGCGTTTGAGCTGGCTCAAGCGGGTGAGAAGGTGACTGTTTATGAGGCGAACCACCGGGTAGGTGGAAGCCTCGTGGGTTCTGATCTTGGCGGTTATGCCCACGGCGATGTGGGTGCTGAAGCGAGTTTGTACGCCCGCCCTGAGACCCGGGAACTTATGCAACAGCTGGGTCTTGAACCTCAGTATCCGTCCACGGAACACAAGTCGCAGCTCTTGGTGGGCGGCCAGTTGATGAAGATTCCCGCGGGTACTCTTATGGGCGTGCCCGGCCGTCACACGGATGTGACTGGTGTGGTGAGCCCGGCTGGGGTTGAGCGTCTACAGCAGGAACAGCTGAACGGGTCGCAGGACGACCCGTCTGTGGGAGATTTCATTGCCCAGCGTCTGGGTGCCGAGGTCGTTGACACTCTGGTGGACCCCCTCCTTGCCGGGGTGTACGCGGGGTCGGCGTACCACTTGTCGTTACGGTCAACCCTGCCAGCTTTGGAGACAGCGGCGCGGGAGAACACCTCGGTCTTGGACGCTGTCGATCAGATTCTGGCGTCCCGGAAAGTGACCCAGGGTGCGAACATTCCGGGAACCACCGCCCGTCCCGTGTTTGTGAGCCTGGACGGTGGCATGAACGGTTTGGCGCGTGCCCTCTATGAGCGCTGTCGCGAACTGGGCGTGACGTTCCGGCTGGGGGAGAAGGTGAGCCGTGTGCGGGCTGGGTATTCGCTGACGGTGAGTGGTCCGCAGGGGGAACGCGCCGAGGTGGCAGACCGTGTGTTGGTAGCCACACCTGCGCCTGTTGCGGGGCAGCTACTGGGGTCGTTGGGTGAGGACCTGGGAAATTCTGAGCTTGCGGGCGCCGGCGTGGCCCTTGAGCGGGTGGAGACTGCCGATTCGGCAGTGGTCACGGCCGTTCTGGAGTGTGCGTCGGAGCTTACCGGTTCGGGTTTTTTGATTCCGCCCAATGAACCCACGTTTATTAAGGCCTCTACGTTCGCGTCGAACAAGTGGCCGTGGTTGCAGGGGCGTATTCCAGACGGCACCGCTGTTGTGCGCATGAGTGTGGGCAGGTACCGAAGTACCGAACTTGCGACGCACACGGATGAACAGCTTGCCCAGAAGTCGGTGGCTGATTGGATGTCGATCACGGGGCGTAGCGACCGGGTTCTGCACACCGAGGTGTGGCGTCACGTGGGAGCGTTGCCACAGTACCAACCTGGTCACGCCCACATGGTTTCTGGCGTAGATTCAGTTGTGAAACGGATTCCCACGCTGGGGCTTGTGGGGAACGCGTTCGAAGGCGTGGGGATCCCAGCCTGCATCAACCGAGCAAGAAGTGAAGTACAGCGTCTCATAACAGAAAGGACAGCATGA
- the hemQ gene encoding hydrogen peroxide-dependent heme synthase yields MKDYEAPSRHEAEELNQQIRYLSYSVFRVAGDLGDLNREDLANELTEAISQVDNVVVRGIYDVSVFRADADIMFWYHAPAVEDLQKVYAAIRTSALGSVLEPVWSVVGIHRPAEFNRSHVPAFLTDDDPGEYLCVYPFVRSYEWYLLEPRERGKMLHDHGKAASGYKDIKANTVSGFALGDYEWLLAFEAQHLERIVDLMRDLRNTEARMHVRKEIPFFTGPRKELVDIISGWR; encoded by the coding sequence ATGAAAGACTACGAAGCGCCCTCGAGGCACGAAGCTGAAGAGCTCAACCAGCAGATCCGTTACTTGTCGTATTCGGTTTTCCGGGTCGCAGGTGACTTGGGTGATCTGAACCGTGAGGACTTGGCTAACGAGCTCACGGAAGCGATTTCGCAGGTGGACAACGTGGTTGTGCGCGGAATCTACGACGTGTCGGTTTTCCGCGCCGATGCCGACATCATGTTCTGGTACCACGCACCTGCGGTAGAAGACCTGCAGAAGGTGTACGCCGCGATCCGCACCTCAGCACTGGGGTCGGTTCTTGAACCCGTGTGGTCCGTGGTGGGAATCCACCGCCCAGCCGAGTTCAACCGCTCGCACGTTCCTGCGTTCCTCACCGACGACGACCCAGGCGAATACCTGTGCGTCTACCCGTTTGTCCGTTCGTACGAGTGGTACCTGCTGGAACCACGCGAACGTGGCAAGATGCTTCACGACCACGGAAAAGCGGCGTCGGGCTACAAGGACATCAAGGCCAACACCGTGTCGGGCTTTGCCCTGGGAGACTACGAATGGTTGCTCGCGTTTGAGGCCCAGCACCTTGAGCGCATCGTTGACCTCATGCGCGACCTGCGCAACACCGAAGCGCGGATGCACGTGCGCAAGGAGATCCCGTTCTTCACTGGTCCCCGTAAGGAACTGGTCGACATCATTTCCGGCTGGCGTTAA
- the msrB gene encoding peptide-methionine (R)-S-oxide reductase MsrB, translating to MERSEAEWREILSPEEFYVLRQAGTERPHTGEYVNETRTGTYSCRACGAALFSSETKFDAMCGWPAFFAPLAEDRVRYIRDTSLGMERVEVRCTACDSHLGHVFYGEGFETPTDARYCINSVCLTLED from the coding sequence ATGGAGCGATCAGAAGCAGAATGGCGAGAGATCTTAAGTCCCGAGGAGTTTTATGTTCTGCGCCAAGCGGGAACCGAACGGCCCCACACGGGTGAGTATGTGAATGAGACGCGCACTGGCACGTACTCGTGTCGCGCGTGCGGGGCTGCGCTGTTCAGTTCGGAGACCAAGTTTGACGCGATGTGTGGCTGGCCCGCGTTCTTCGCCCCGCTGGCAGAAGACCGCGTGCGCTACATCCGCGATACGTCCCTAGGCATGGAACGCGTGGAAGTGCGGTGTACGGCATGTGACTCCCACTTGGGCCACGTGTTCTACGGTGAAGGCTTCGAGACACCCACAGACGCCCGCTATTGCATCAACTCGGTGTGTCTGACACTCGAGGATTAA